A DNA window from Zingiber officinale cultivar Zhangliang chromosome 3A, Zo_v1.1, whole genome shotgun sequence contains the following coding sequences:
- the LOC122051557 gene encoding uncharacterized protein LOC122051557, with translation MSTTAVKCGSVHRPEAIATFNAAPFHLLELTIISAQELHPAARSTATYASAWVDPAHKLRTCLLDTTGHADPTWNHKFLFRVDDAFIASDTAAVDIHFLHARRLRRDRLLGIVRVVLSAALPRRVVALQVRRPSSLRPCGILNLSVALLGQHEKEMLLFYYDLSSSAASFSYEDLAGSKRHGGVSATGDQEKWKLERSKSVERECGLEEEEERERESMETKLEMWKLEMSPVQETMEEGQPGKRKKGTGFMRCFSCGV, from the coding sequence ATGAGCACGACGGCGGTGAAGTGTGGCTCCGTCCACCGCCCGGAGGCGATTGCCACCTTCAACGCCGCGCCGTTCCACCTCCTGGAGCTCACCATCATCTCCGCCCAGGAGCTCCACCCGGCCGCCAGGTCCACGGCCACGTACGCCTCCGCCTGGGTGGATCCGGCCCACAAGCTCCGCACTTGCCTGCTGGATACCACTGGCCACGCTGACCCCACCTGGAACCACAAGTTCCTCTTCCGCGTCGACGACGCCTTCATCGCCTCCGACACCGCCGCCGTCGACATCCACTTCCTCCACGCCAGGCGCCTCCGCCGCGACCGCCTCCTCGGCATCGTTCGCGTCGTCCTCAGCGCCGCCCTCCCCCGCCGCGTCGTCGCGCTCCAGGTGCGCCGTCCCTCCTCCCTCCGCCCCTGCGGTATCCTCAACCTCAGCGTCGCCCTGCTCGGCCAACACGAGAAGGAGATGCTGCTCTTCTATTACGACCTCTCCTCCTCCGCCGCCTCATTCTCCTACGAAGACCTCGCTGGCTCCAAGCGCCACGGAGGCGTCTCTGCCACCGGCGATCAGGAGAAGTGGAAGCTGGAGAGGAGCAAGTCCGTGGAGAGGGAGTGTGggctggaggaggaggaggagcgggAGAGGGAGTCTATGGAGACGAAGCTGGAGATGTGGAAGCTGGAGATGTCGCCGGTGCAGGAGACGATGGAGGAGGGCCAACcagggaagaggaagaaggggaCAGGCTTCATGAGATGCTTCTCATGTGGTGTGTGA
- the LOC122053628 gene encoding switch-associated protein 70-like yields the protein MGIVISRYRSRAAIRRRELLAKAAALEEELKEARRAREHDARAFAAKEAEWEAERREQAEEAGRLRRRLEAAEEAAAASSGADDHYFVVEQMREEQARREEAVEKWKQLYLAIKTELDDLIRRTRPGGRLYKQAEEEEGMIEHLQKELKAKEAAIETLTSRAKVMEQEVSKRDREIDILRQSLRILSDKRRSRSGKNRLRYLYS from the exons ATGGGAATCGTCATTAGCAGGTACCGCTCGCGCGCCGCCATTCGCCGGCGGGAGCTGCTCGCCAAGGCGGCGGCGCTGGAGGAGGAGCTGAAGGAGGCGCGGCGGGCGCGGGAGCACGACGCGAGGGCCTTCGCGGCGAAGGAGGCGGAGTGGGAGGCTGAGCGGCGGGAGCAGGCGGAGGAAGCGGGCCGGCTCCGGAGGCGCCTCGAGGCGGCGGAGGAGGCGGCCGCCGCCAGCAGCGGCGCCGACGACCACTACTTCGTCGTCGAGCAGATGAGGGAGGAGCAGGCGCGCCGCGAGGAGGCGGTCGAGAAGTGGAAGCAGCTCTACCTTGCCATCAAAACCGAGCTCGACGATCTCATTCGAAGAACTCGACcag GGGGAAGGCTATACAAGCaagcagaagaggaagaaggcaTGATAGAGCACCTGCAGAAGGAGCTCAAGGCAAAGGAAGCTGCGATCGAGACACTGACATCGCGCGCCAAAGTGATGGAACAAGAGGTTTCGAAAAGGGATCGGGAGATCGATATCCTGAGGCAGAGTTTGAGAATTTTGAGCGATAAAAGGAGGAGCCGAAGCGGAAAGAACCGACTCAGATACTTGTACTCATGA
- the LOC122051553 gene encoding exosome complex component CSL4-like: MAAVDSHGDGDLVSPGELLGDSRDLIAGRGAYVAPNGRSIRASLTGTHRVTPPQPGAPDQRSTVEVVGHRAQGAVPQPGSVVIARVTKVIARMASVDIMCVESKAVKEKFTGIIRQQDVRATEIDKVDMYLSFRPGDIVRALVLSLGDARAYYLSTAKNELGVVSAQSIGGGNMVPISWTEMQCSLTGQIEHRKVAKNA, from the exons ATGGCGGCGGTCGATAGCCATGGAGACGGCGATCTGGTCTCCCCCGGCGAACTCCTCGGCGATTCCCGCGATCTCATCGCCGGAAGAGGAGCCTATGTCGCCCCTAACGGCCGATCCATACGGGCTTCCCTCACTGGCACCCACCGTGTAACACCACCTCAACCCGGCGCCCCTGACCAG AGGTCGACGGTGGAAGTAGTCGGGCATAGGGCTCAGGGTGCCGTTCCACAGCCCGGTTCCGTGGTTATTGCTCGT GTTACGAAGGTTATAGCCCGCATGGCATCAGTAGATATAATGTGTGTCGAGTCCAAAGCTGTGAAGGAAAAGTTTACTGGGATAATCAG GCAACAAGATGTCCGTGCGACTGAAATTGATAAGGTGGATATGTATCTCTCGTTCCGTCCTGGTGATATTGTTCGAGCTCTTGTT CTTTCTCTTGGAGATGCAAGAGCATATTACCTTTCCACTGCAAAGAATGAACTAGGAGTAGTTTCGGCTCAAAGCATAGGAG GTGGTAACATGGTCCCAATCAGTTGGACAGAGATGCAATGCTCCTTGACTGGCCAAATCGAACATAGAAAAGTGGCAAAGAATGCTTAA
- the LOC122051554 gene encoding protein unc-13 homolog, translating to MVCRRPSGVSPFPVEETDEEGAALEWPLGRLDDLTRDDFRATAYEIFFTSCRSSPGFGGRSGTCDPHANQAGRSPASSHVAGGGGANMSVNSRIKKSLGLRTRRATPMRVMSHLSSPVMSVMSPAMGVAAGLLGLSSGKMRQRPMTSAEIMRQQMGITEQRDNCLRKTLVRAFVGQGGKKVETIILPLELLRHLKPSDFNDAHEYHRWQRRQLKILEAGLLLHPSVPLDRMNSAAIRLADVIRSSSVKPIDTGKNSEAMRTLGNSVMALAWRSNGVPGVVCHWADGYPLNVYLYLTLLRSVFDRKDETVVLDEVDELLELMKKTWSTFGVNRTVHNVCFTWLLFEQYITTGQVEPDLISATLAMLVEVANDARRQHREPGHVRVLSALLGTMQSWAEKRLLEYHAWYDKGAVGAMENVLGLALLTSQTLSEDASTNGILGVFPQRTPSFRTKFSTVSSVERYIRSSLKTAFTKVFENGNGKFDSMVVEVDENPNDTLVHLAKEVENLAVFEKENYSSILKRWHPVPGVVALMTLHACYGIVLRQHLSRIEGLTNELVRVLHVAGKLEKLLVQMAVEESAEAEAEAKAILREMVPYEVDSVILSLLRNWIDERLRMGRECVTRAKEIESWNPKSKTEPYAQSAVDLMKVAKVTVDEFFEIQVGGRDGVVQILTESLDSLIQDYTSFVASCGSKQSYVPALPPLARCNQDSLVFFLWKKIATPCRAGIDPILFGCKSGVKPNVLHVRRGGGGHRATHPGPTVSRGTQRLYVRLNTLHYLLGLLHSVDKSLSFFSRPGPSPSPRTPRCTPLRRRTGGPTNFDLARSTIHGAIAHVAEVAAHRLIFLDSASSFYNSIYVGNVSESRVRPTIRSLKQNLSLLVTMLSDRAQPLAVREIMNASFEAFLLVLLAGGPARAFYRSDYEMVIEDVANLKRIFCTCGEGLVTEEVVQKEAARVEGVVSLMSLPSEKLVEDLTFMACETIGLGRSMERLPMPPTTGRWSRTDPNTVLRVLCHRNDDVANRFLKRAFNLPKRK from the exons ATGGTCTGCCGGCGCCCCTCCGGCGTCTCCCCCTTCCCTGTGGAGGAGACCGACGAGGAAGGCGCCGCGCTAGAATGGCCCTTGGGCCGCCTCGACGACCTCACCCGCGACGACTTCCGTGCCACCGCGTACGAGATCTTCTTCACCTCCTGCCGCTCCTCCCCCGGCTTCGGCGGCCGATCGGGTACTTGCGACCCCCACGCAAACCAAGCCGGCCGCTCCCCCGCCTCCTCCCACGTCGCCGGCGGAGGCGGCGCGAATATGTCCGTCAACAGCCGCATCAAGAAATCCCTAGGTCTTCGCACGCGGCGGGCCACCCCGATGCGGGTCATGTCGCACCTCTCGTCGCCCGTGATGTCGGTGATGTCGCCCGCCATGGGCGTGGCCGCAGGATTACTAGGTCTGTCCTCGGGGAAGATGAGGCAGCGCCCCATGACCTCGGCGGAGATCATGCGCCAGCAGATGGGCATCACGGAGCAGCGGGATAACTGCCTCCGGAAAACCCTTGTCCGCGCCTTCGTCGGTCAG GGCGGGAAAAAGGTGGAAACCATCATTCTTCCCCTGGAGCTCCTTCGCCACTTGAAACCCTCGGATTTCAATGATGCACACGAGTACCACCGTTGGCAACGGAGGCAGCTCAAAATCCTCGAAGCCGGCCTCCTCCTGCACCCTTCCGTCCCATTGGACCGAATGAACTCCGCGGCCATCCGACTGGCCGACGTCATCCGATCGAGCTCCGTGAAGCCCATAGACACCGGTAAGAACTCGGAAGCCATGCGCACGCTTGGCAACTCCGTCATGGCTCTCGCGTGGCGGTCCAATGGGGTTCCCGGCGTGGTCTGCCATTGGGCCGACGGCTACCCCCTCAACGTCTACCTCTACTTGACCCTGCTCCGCTCCGTGTTCGACCGGAAAGATGAGACGGTGGTGCTGGACGAAGTAGACGAGCTTCTCGAGCTGATGAAGAAGACATGGAGCACCTTCGGCGTCAACAGGACGGTCCACAACGTCTGCTTTACTTGGCTCCTGTTCGAGCAGTACATCACCACCGGGCAAGTGGAACCCGACCTGATCTCCGCAACGCTGGCCATGCTCGTCGAGGTGGCCAACGACGCCAGGAGGCAACACAGAGAGCCCGGCCATGTGCGAGTTCTATCGGCTCTGCTCGGCACAATGCAATCGTGGGCCGAGAAGCGACTGCTCGAGTACCACGCGTGGTACGACAAAGGCGCGGTCGGGGCGATGGAGAACGTGCTTGGTCTGGCACTCCTGACCTCGCAGACACTCAGCGAAGATGCTTCGACCAACGGAATCCTGGGGGTTTTCCCGCAGCGCACGCCTTCGTTTCGAACCAAATTCTCAACCGTAAGCTCCGTCGAACGCTACATCAGGTCTTCCTTGAAGACTGCTTTCACCAAG GTGTTCGAGAACGGAAACGGAAAGTTCGACAGCATGGTGGTAGAAGTAGACGAGAACCCAAATGACACGCTGGTTCATCTCGCGAAAGAGGTAGAAAACTTGGCCGTGTTCGAGAAGGAGAACTATAGCTCCATACTCAAAAGATGGCATCCGGTCCCGGGAGTTGTCGCGCTGATGACCCTCCACGCTTGCTACGGCATCGTGCTAAGGCAGCATTTGTCGCGGATTGAAGGCCTGACCAACGAGTTGGTCAGGGTCCTGCACGTTGCCGGCAAGTTGGAGAAGCTGCTGGTTCAGATGGCGGTCGAGGAGTCAGCCGAGGCTGAGGCCGAAGCGAAGGCAATCTTGAGGGAAATGGTTCCGTACGAGGTGGACTCCGTCATCTTGAGCCTCTTGAGGAACTGGATAGATGAGAGGTTGAGGATGGGGAGGGAGTGTGTTACCAGAGCCAAGGAAATTGAG AGCTGGAACCCCAAGTCCAAGACGGAGCCATACGCGCAGTCGGCAGTTGATCTGATGAAGGTGGCCAAGGTGACGGTGGATGAGTTCTTCGAGATCCAAGTTGGAGGAAGGGATGGCGTTGTTCAGATCCTCACGGAAAGCTTGGATTCTCTGATTCAGGATTACACTTCTTTCGTCGCATCGTGTG GTTCTAAACAGAGTTACGTTCCAGCCCTTCCACCATTGGCGAGAtgcaaccaagattccttggtctTCTTCCTGTGGAAGAAGATAGCCACCCCGTGCAGAGCCGGGATCGACCCCatcctcttcggttgtaagtccggGGTCAAGCCCAACGTTCTCCACGTTCGCAGAGGCGGCGGCGGCCACCGCGCCACCCACCCCGGCCCCACCGTCAGCCGCGGCACGCAGCGGCTCTACGTCCGCCTCAACACCCTCCACTACCTCCTCGGCCTCCTGCACTCCGTCGACAAgtccctctccttcttctcccgcCCCGGGCCTTCGCCTTCCCCACGCACCCCCCGGTGCACCCCGCTCCGCCGCCGCACAGGCGGACCGACTAACTTCGACCTCGCCCGCTCCACCATCCACGGTGCCATTGCCCACGTCGCCGAGGTCGCTGCTCACCGCCTCATCTTCCTCGACTCCGCTTCGTCCTTCTACAATTCCATCTACGTCGGCAATGTGTCCGAGTCCCGCGTCCGCCCCACCATCCGCTCCCTCAAGCAGAACCTCTCCCTCCTCGTCACCATGCTCTCCGACCGCGCGCAGCCGCTGGCGGTTCGCGAGATCATGAATGCATCCTTCGAGGCCTTCCTGCTGGTGTTGCTCGCCGGCGGCCCCGCCAGGGCCTTCTACCGCTCCGACTACGAGATGGTGATTGAAGACGTGGCCAACCTGAAGCGCATCTTCTGCACCTGCGGCGAGGGGCTGGTGACAGAGGAGGTGGTCCAAAAGGAGGCGGCAAGGGTTGAGGGGGTGGTATCGCTGATGAGCCTACCGTCGGAGAAGCTGGTGGAGGACTTAACTTTCATGGCGTGCGAGACTATCGGTCTGGGGAGATCCATGGAGAGGCTGCCGATGCCCCCAACGACCGGCCGATGGAGCAGAACCGATCCCAACACGGTGCTCAGGGTGCTATGCCACCGGAACGACGACGTCGCCAACAGGTTCTTAAAGAGGGCTTTCAACTTGCCGAAGAGGAAATGA
- the LOC122051556 gene encoding cytochrome c1 2, heme protein, mitochondrial-like isoform X2, which yields MAAGRIISQLLRKRWQIQSCTPLLVPSAASNAYQSSKLGKNKSVRALMVIGAGISGIFSFTIVATADDAETCPRYPWPHQGILDSLVNDNSLVRRGQQVYQQTCSACHSFSLFSNRDHGVLDAKEVNNNLIVDIEVFDGPNDEGKTFVCPSKLCDPNLVFKSERTPTILNVAHTAHSSFITKAPDNRQSRMLSLLAGNPDLTGSFWNQKYLHYNPYFFKGATAMPKMLIGSAVDNNYKAATPEKEMIQYFVN from the exons ATGGCGGCTGGAAGAATTATCAGCCAGCTTCTAAGGAAAAGGTGGCAGATTCAATCATGT ACCCCACTTTTGGTGCCATCGGCTGCATCTAATGCATATCAGTCAAGTAAACTTGGAAAAAATAAGTCTGTAAGAGCATTGATGGTCATTGGAGCAGGAATCTCAGGTATATTCAGCTTCACTATTGTAGCAACTGCTGATGATGCTGAAACATGTCCTCGCTACCCTTGGCCTCACCAAGGCATCCTTGATTCCCTAGTGAATGACAATTCTTT AGTCAGACGTGGGCAACAAGTTTACCAACAAACTTGTTCCGCTTGCCATTCGTTTTCTCTATTTTCAAACCGAGACCATGGTGTACTGGATGCAAAAGAAGTAAACAATAATCTTATTGTTGATATTGAGGTGTTTGACGGACCAAATGATGAAGGCAAAACCTTTGTGTGTCCTAGTAAACTATGTGATCCAAACTTAGTCTTTAAAAGCGAGAGAACACCTACAATTTTGAATGTGGCACATACTGCACACTCGAGCTTCATCACAAAG GCACCAGATAACAGACAAAGCCGCATGCTTTCCTTATTGGCAGGGAACCCTGATCTTACTGGAAGTTTTTGG AATCAGAAGTATCTGCACTATAACCCTTACTTCTTCAAGGGTGCAACAGCAATGCCAAAGATGCTCATAGGTAGTGCAGTAGATAACAACTACAAGGCTGCTACCCCTGAGAAGGAAATGATTCAGTATTTTGTCAACTGA
- the LOC122051556 gene encoding cytochrome c1 2, heme protein, mitochondrial-like isoform X1 has protein sequence MRQAIRSDCRRYSQSQNPKFSSLFSVSFSVDLILRSSEMAAGRIISQLLRKRWQIQSCTPLLVPSAASNAYQSSKLGKNKSVRALMVIGAGISGIFSFTIVATADDAETCPRYPWPHQGILDSLVNDNSLVRRGQQVYQQTCSACHSFSLFSNRDHGVLDAKEVNNNLIVDIEVFDGPNDEGKTFVCPSKLCDPNLVFKSERTPTILNVAHTAHSSFITKAPDNRQSRMLSLLAGNPDLTGSFWNQKYLHYNPYFFKGATAMPKMLIGSAVDNNYKAATPEKEMIQYFVN, from the exons ATGAGACAAGCGATAAGGAGCGACTGCCGACGTTACTCCCAATCTCAGAACCCTAAATTCTCGTCCCTCTTCTCGGTGTCTTTCTCGGTGGATCTCATTCTCAG ATCAAGTGAAATGGCGGCTGGAAGAATTATCAGCCAGCTTCTAAGGAAAAGGTGGCAGATTCAATCATGT ACCCCACTTTTGGTGCCATCGGCTGCATCTAATGCATATCAGTCAAGTAAACTTGGAAAAAATAAGTCTGTAAGAGCATTGATGGTCATTGGAGCAGGAATCTCAGGTATATTCAGCTTCACTATTGTAGCAACTGCTGATGATGCTGAAACATGTCCTCGCTACCCTTGGCCTCACCAAGGCATCCTTGATTCCCTAGTGAATGACAATTCTTT AGTCAGACGTGGGCAACAAGTTTACCAACAAACTTGTTCCGCTTGCCATTCGTTTTCTCTATTTTCAAACCGAGACCATGGTGTACTGGATGCAAAAGAAGTAAACAATAATCTTATTGTTGATATTGAGGTGTTTGACGGACCAAATGATGAAGGCAAAACCTTTGTGTGTCCTAGTAAACTATGTGATCCAAACTTAGTCTTTAAAAGCGAGAGAACACCTACAATTTTGAATGTGGCACATACTGCACACTCGAGCTTCATCACAAAG GCACCAGATAACAGACAAAGCCGCATGCTTTCCTTATTGGCAGGGAACCCTGATCTTACTGGAAGTTTTTGG AATCAGAAGTATCTGCACTATAACCCTTACTTCTTCAAGGGTGCAACAGCAATGCCAAAGATGCTCATAGGTAGTGCAGTAGATAACAACTACAAGGCTGCTACCCCTGAGAAGGAAATGATTCAGTATTTTGTCAACTGA